The following proteins are encoded in a genomic region of Coffea eugenioides isolate CCC68of chromosome 6, Ceug_1.0, whole genome shotgun sequence:
- the LOC113773564 gene encoding uncharacterized protein LOC113773564: MAAAPSTFSVGRKDLFPFLSIQKSSFSSASSAIDLNLHSSGGGFGGGRSVCLRLKGCGSSENINKKNDKNAGFSNAGDGGGGGGGGGGGFWLHKARAIAPSLQQHLFRELVSKDIKFRLENAFDGHGDDGGRCRNDRGGSVEFPEDQHLPPEKIAVAVDVDEVLGSFVSALNRFVADRYSSNHSVSEYHVYEFCKIWNCSRDEADTRVHEFFKTSYFRTGIHPIPGARQALQNLSRFCDLSIVTSRQIAIKEHTIEWIENHYPGLFQEIHFGNHFALDGKSRPKSEICRTLGAKVLIDDNPRYAIECAEVGIKVLLFDYENSYPWCKTESVNQHPLVTKVYNWQEVEHHLVSLVKS; the protein is encoded by the exons ATGGCCGCGGCGCCGTCCACCTTTTCCGTTGGCCGTAAAGATTTATTCCCATTTTTATCCATTCAAAAATCTTCCTTTTCCTCAGCTTCTTCAGCTATTGATTTGAATTTACATAGTAGCGGTGGGGGATTCGGAGGAGGAAGAAGTGTTTGTTTGAGGCTTAAAGGATGCGGCTCATCTGAGAAtattaataagaaaaatgataaaaatgcgGGGTTTAGTAATGCTGGGGAcggcggtggtggtggtggaggtggtggtggggggTTTTGGCTGCATAAGGCTAGGGCAATTGCGCCAAGCTTGCAGCAGCATTTGTTCCGTGAACTAGTTTCTAAGGATATTAAGTTCAGGTTGGAGAATGCTTTTGACGGCCATGGTGATGACGGCGGAAGGTGTCGGAATGATAGAGGAGGCTCCGTTGAATTTCCCGAGGATCAGCATTTGCCGCCGGAGAAAATTGCAGTCGCCGTTGATGTTGACGAGG TTCTTGGCAGCTTTGTATCAGCTCTCAATCGGTTTGTTGCAGATCGATACTCCTCAAATCACTCAGTTTCTGAATACCATGTTTATGAGTTTTGCAAG ATATGGAACTGTTCTCGGGATGAAG CTGATACACGTGTTCATGAGTTTTTTAAGACGTCTTACTTCAGAACAGGGATTCATCCAATCCCAGGTGCTCGGCAGGCTCTTCAAAACTTGTCCAGATTTTGTGATCTGTCCATAGTTAC GTCCCGGCAAATTGCAATTAAAGAACACACAATTGAATGGATCGAGAATCATTATCCAGGACTTTTTCAGGAGATCCACTTTGGCAATCATTTTGCATTGGATGGAAAATCCAgacctaaatctgaaatttgccG GACCTTGGGAGCAAAAGTTTTGATTGATGATAATCCAAGATATGCCATTGAATGTGCTGAAGTTGGAATTAAGGTTCTTCTCTTTGATTATGAGAATTCTTACCCTTGGTGTAAGACAGAGTCTGTTAACCAACACCCTCTGGTCACTAAAGTTTACAATTGGCAAGAGGTGGAGCATCACTTAGTTTCGTTGGTAAAATCCTGa